One Mycobacterium kubicae genomic window carries:
- the ychF gene encoding redox-regulated ATPase YchF → MSLSLGIVGLPNVGKSTLFNALTRNNVVAANYPFATIEPNEGVVSLPDPRLDKLAEMFSSARVVPAPVTFVDIAGLVQGASEGAGLGNKFLAHIRECDAICQVVRVFADDDVTHVAGRVDPGSDIEVVETELILADLQTLERAIPRLEKEARNNKERRPLYDAAVAAQDVLDSGKTLFGAGVDAALLRELNLLTTKPFLYVFNADESVLTDPTRITELRALVAPADAVFLDAAIESELIELDDESAAELLESIGQTERGLDALARAGFHTLKLQTFLTAGPKEARAWTIHQGDTAPKAAGVIHTDFEKGFIKAEIVSYDDLIAAGSMAAAKAAGKVRMEGKDYVMADGDVVEFRFNV, encoded by the coding sequence GCGGCCAACTATCCGTTCGCGACGATCGAGCCGAACGAGGGTGTGGTCTCGTTGCCCGATCCGCGGCTGGACAAGCTGGCCGAGATGTTCTCCTCGGCACGAGTCGTCCCGGCCCCGGTGACGTTCGTCGACATCGCGGGCCTCGTGCAGGGCGCCTCCGAAGGGGCCGGGCTGGGCAACAAGTTCCTGGCCCACATCCGGGAGTGCGACGCGATCTGCCAGGTGGTGCGGGTCTTCGCCGACGACGACGTCACGCATGTGGCCGGACGGGTCGACCCCGGCTCCGACATCGAGGTCGTCGAAACGGAGTTGATCCTGGCCGACCTGCAGACGCTGGAGCGGGCCATTCCCCGGCTGGAGAAAGAAGCGCGCAACAACAAGGAACGGAGGCCGCTGTACGACGCGGCCGTGGCTGCCCAGGACGTGCTCGACAGCGGCAAGACGCTGTTCGGGGCGGGGGTGGACGCCGCACTGCTCCGGGAATTGAATCTGCTGACCACCAAACCCTTCCTGTACGTGTTCAACGCCGACGAGTCGGTGCTCACCGACCCCACCCGCATCACCGAGTTGCGTGCGCTGGTCGCGCCGGCCGACGCGGTGTTCCTGGACGCCGCGATCGAGTCGGAACTGATCGAACTCGACGACGAATCGGCCGCCGAGCTACTGGAGTCGATCGGGCAGACCGAGCGCGGACTCGACGCGCTGGCCCGGGCCGGCTTCCACACCCTCAAACTGCAGACGTTCCTCACCGCGGGCCCCAAGGAGGCGCGGGCCTGGACCATTCACCAGGGTGACACCGCCCCCAAGGCCGCCGGGGTGATCCATACCGACTTCGAAAAGGGCTTCATCAAGGCCGAGATCGTGTCGTATGACGACCTGATCGCCGCCGGATCCATGGCGGCGGCCAAGGCGGCCGGCAAGGTGCGGATGGAGGGCAAGGACTACGTGATGGCCGACGGGGACGTGGTCGAGTTCCGCTTCAACGTCTGA
- a CDS encoding ANTAR domain-containing protein, whose translation MTSRCAPISMPERARRRRVLAGRGKSAVSKAVRREPVMASDAGYESSIRTAMAELARNIIADTEIDSTLARVTASAVALIRGVDYADVMLVDGKGFRSVAPTDGVVTKLDATQMRLGEGPCLIAAVQDSVVRCADLRTEERWPAFAAASIEAGVLGVMSFQLFSHRGGAGALNLCSRVANAVDPEGQALGAILATHAATALAAASRTNEFRSALASRDLIGQAKGIIMNQFSLNAVRAFELMVRQSQDSNTPVRVVAQQIIDSYTGASTAD comes from the coding sequence GTGACCAGCCGATGCGCGCCCATCAGCATGCCGGAGAGAGCGCGGCGGCGTAGGGTTCTAGCAGGGCGAGGCAAGTCAGCCGTTTCTAAAGCCGTCCGGAGAGAGCCTGTCATGGCATCGGACGCCGGGTATGAATCTTCTATTCGAACGGCCATGGCCGAGTTGGCGCGCAACATCATCGCCGACACCGAGATCGACAGCACTCTTGCCAGGGTTACTGCCTCGGCCGTTGCGCTCATCCGCGGTGTTGACTACGCCGATGTGATGTTGGTGGACGGCAAGGGTTTTCGTTCGGTGGCTCCCACCGATGGCGTGGTCACGAAACTCGACGCGACGCAGATGCGACTGGGCGAAGGACCCTGCTTGATCGCGGCTGTCCAAGACTCCGTCGTTCGATGCGCGGACCTCCGCACCGAAGAGCGGTGGCCTGCGTTCGCGGCCGCCTCGATTGAGGCAGGCGTTCTGGGCGTCATGTCATTCCAGCTCTTCAGTCACAGAGGTGGCGCTGGGGCGCTCAACCTGTGCAGTCGCGTGGCGAATGCCGTCGATCCCGAGGGTCAAGCGCTCGGAGCGATCCTGGCCACCCACGCCGCAACCGCCTTGGCGGCGGCCAGCAGGACGAACGAGTTTCGATCTGCGCTCGCCAGCCGCGACCTCATCGGTCAGGCCAAGGGCATCATCATGAATCAGTTCTCGTTGAACGCGGTGCGCGCTTTCGAGCTGATGGTCAGGCAGTCCCAGGACAGCAATACGCCGGTCAGAGTCGTGGCTCAGCAGATAATCGACTCCTACACAGGCGCGAGCACGGCTGACTGA